Within the Candidatus Borreliella tachyglossi genome, the region AATAGTAGCTATAGTATTGACTTCATTTGCTAGAGTTGTAGGGTTGCTATTAAGAAAACCGTCCCATTTAACAGTGTTAAGGTATCCCATCTTAACATCAGCAAACTCAATTTGTTCCGGCTCAAACCAGTTGTACATAATTGGGTCTTTAACTTTCCCAAAAATGTGTGCTACTTCCCTAGCATAATAATTTGTATCATATAGTTCAGACATTTTTTAAATCTCCTTTTTTAAAATAATTACTTTAAACTACTTTAACAGCTCTATTTCCAAATATAGTTGCATGAATTAAATAAAGTTTAGCATCCCCAAGGGTTGCTATCTCATAAGGTGCAGATAAAGCAATAGCATTAACTACTTGTTTATTTTCTCCAGTAATTTTCTGTAGTTCTCCTTTTTCATTAAAGAATAACTTAGTTCCAGCCTTTACATCACCCCCATCTTGACCCTTAACAAATACCAAGTACGCCTCGTAATTGTTAGTAATAGGTACAACCGTTGCTGTGTGTGTAAACTCGTCAATGTCTACACATATACTATAAAGATCAACACCACCACCTGCCTCAACATGAGGCTCATAATGCATTTTAGTATTAGGGATCTCCTCTATTTTATTTACAACTAACTTAACACCCCTTTTATATGGATACCCTACAGCGTAATAGTTTTCTAGCTTATCGACCCTACTTGTACGAGTGCCTCCAGAATTAGCAAAATGTATGTGTTTATCTCTAAAATCAAACTTGTTGTTAAAAAGTCCAGCATTAACTTGAGGGTTTTTCATTAATGCCTGCATTCTACTTCTACTATCTAAATACTCTCGTCTTAATTTCGCTATATCTTCATCTGGCATGATATCTCCTTTTTATGTTTAAACTACTCGTGGCACGCCTTTTGGTACACTAACCTCAACTCCTCTATTACCATAAATAGCAACCTTGACAAAATGAACTTGAAAATCAATCTTTTTAAGATCCTCATACTCTCCTAAGTCTTCTTTAAAATCAATAGTAAAAGAAGTAGATAATGCTACGGCATTTATAGAAGTTGGTGGGTCGCCTTCAGCCTTAATAATTATCCCTTGTGAATTAAAATCAAGTAAATCACCTATCTCAAGACTACGATTTCTTGTAACTAAATACCCTTCAAAGTTATTAGTAATAGGTAGTACAGAGGCTGTATTAGTAAATTCATCAACATCAACACATATTCCGTATAACTCTGCATCTTTTGATGGTGTTACATACGGCTCCATTAACGAGTCATCACCTATACTAAACACAATTTTAACACCACGCTTGTAGGGAAATCCCTTATAAGGATAGTGCTCAATCTTGTCAACACTACTTGAATTAGTGAGCCCAGAATTATCAAATACTTTAAATTTATCTTTAAAGCCTACTCTATTACTAAATACACCAGCCTCAATTGTTGGATTTTTAGTGTATTTCTTAAGCTTTAAGATATACTCCTTATACATTTCTTCATCAGGTCTTGCTACCGCTTCTTGTGCTTGGTATTCTTGTACTGCTCTTTTACCTCGTCGTCGTGGTTGATCTGGATTTAAATCAACTTCTTCATGATTTAAGTTAACTACTTGATCACGATTTAAATCAACTTCTGGATCCAAGTTTACTGCGGGTTGCATTTCATGATTTAAATCCACTTGATCATTTAAGTCTACTTGTTGATCATGACCCAAGTGTACTTCTTGTTGCATTTCTTGATTTAAACCTAGTTTTGCTTTTTTACTCATTTAGGAACAGCCCTATTACCAAACACAAGTGTATGTACTATGTAAAGACTCTCATTAAGTTTATGAGCTTTAGATAAAGCAATAGCATTAACAGTTTTCTTTGCAACGCCAGTTTTTGCAAGCATTCCATGCTCATCAAAATATAATTTATCACCTAAAGCGATATTACCTTGATCTGTGTCCTTTAAAACCAAGTACCCCTCATAACTATTAGTAATAGGAATGACAGTTGCAATACTAGTAAACTCGTCAATATCGGTACAAATACCATAAAGGTCATCACCACCCCCGGCAGCCACACCAAGTTCAGCTCCGCCGTCTGGGGCAAATTCAAGCTTAACGCCCCGCTTGTATGGATACCCTATAGCATAGTAATTCTCAATCTTGTCAACACTACTTGTACGAGTCCCGCCCGAGTTACCAAAGTGTAAATTTTTGTCTGTAAATCCAAAATTATTATTAAAAAGACCTGTATCAACTTGAGGGTTTTTCATTAAAGCCTTAAGTTTTGCTAGCTTTTCCTCATACTCTTTCTTTAATTTTGTAATATCTGCATCCGGCATTTATGTCTCCTTAAGTTTTAGTGCTCTTTTAAAGATTTTTCATTATCTCCTTAAGCTATAGCTCTCTTTTTGGCTCTATTTTTATAAAATTGTACTTGACGCTCTCTATAAGCATTAGCAAGAGCCTCGTGAAACTCACTAAAATCACGAGGTGTAAAATTAGGATTATTTAAAGATACCTCTTCTTCAAACT harbors:
- a CDS encoding DUF228 domain-containing protein, with translation MPDADITKLKKEYEEKLAKLKALMKNPQVDTGLFNNNFGFTDKNLHFGNSGGTRTSSVDKIENYYAIGYPYKRGVKLEFAPDGGAELGVAAGGGDDLYGICTDIDEFTSIATVIPITNSYEGYLVLKDTDQGNIALGDKLYFDEHGMLAKTGVAKKTVNAIALSKAHKLNESLYIVHTLVFGNRAVPK
- a CDS encoding DUF228 domain-containing protein — encoded protein: MSKKAKLGLNQEMQQEVHLGHDQQVDLNDQVDLNHEMQPAVNLDPEVDLNRDQVVNLNHEEVDLNPDQPRRRGKRAVQEYQAQEAVARPDEEMYKEYILKLKKYTKNPTIEAGVFSNRVGFKDKFKVFDNSGLTNSSSVDKIEHYPYKGFPYKRGVKIVFSIGDDSLMEPYVTPSKDAELYGICVDVDEFTNTASVLPITNNFEGYLVTRNRSLEIGDLLDFNSQGIIIKAEGDPPTSINAVALSTSFTIDFKEDLGEYEDLKKIDFQVHFVKVAIYGNRGVEVSVPKGVPRVV
- a CDS encoding DUF228 domain-containing protein, producing MPDEDIAKLRREYLDSRSRMQALMKNPQVNAGLFNNKFDFRDKHIHFANSGGTRTSRVDKLENYYAVGYPYKRGVKLVVNKIEEIPNTKMHYEPHVEAGGGVDLYSICVDIDEFTHTATVVPITNNYEAYLVFVKGQDGGDVKAGTKLFFNEKGELQKITGENKQVVNAIALSAPYEIATLGDAKLYLIHATIFGNRAVKVV